A single genomic interval of Camelina sativa cultivar DH55 chromosome 11, Cs, whole genome shotgun sequence harbors:
- the LOC104726425 gene encoding probable serine/threonine-protein kinase DDB_G0282963, translating into MAAALECWSSRAGGGGGGPDDDLVDQVLMRTHDRSESLITSPPDTTLENQGGGGSTTVFDQSSSAMQKRFHRLSRNVSGAIASLKNSLSLDNPRDNQSVGGAPSPKAEAGGGGGGRKLVWATVVRNLAKMYPGSQLPEKLVSNLKKHYDSLPFSYSQADFDMKEVFLHVKLIEQASGDDNPVFMIQEVSAEEPRGSVLRLTFACNSSLSWSTMSAALDGASICCKKIQFFEKKGLTLGVVLLLDQSGQDNLFKTRVENALKVATRKPKPTSVKLPFGLCGCQEQNGGVGEVGGVEEESIQHSNRLGVENLNSMIQLHTPLPSSSFAVSVDEWQTIQSGGNEIGKWLLNSDSFEFGDQVGPNSIKGIFRGKRVGIEKLKGCDKGNSYEFELRKDFLELMACGHNSILQFYGVCIDENHGLCIVTKLMEGGSLHELMLKNKKLQTKQILRIAIDIAEGLKFVNDHGVAYRDLNTQRILLDKHGNACLGDIGIVTACKSFGEAVEYETDGYRWLAPEIIAGDPENTTETWMSNAYSFGMVLWEMVTGEAAYANCSPVQAAVGIAACGLRPDIPKECPQALKTLMINCWNNSPSKRPNFSHIHNTLLRAISR; encoded by the exons ATGGCTGCAGCCTTGGAGTGCTGGTCGAGCCGtgccggaggtggtggtggcggtcCCGACGACGATCTTGTCGATCAGGTACTCATGCGTACTCACGACAGGTCCGAGTCGCTTATTACGTCTCCGCCTGATACCACTTTGGAGaaccaaggaggaggaggatccaCGACGGTTTTCGATCAGAGCTCGTCGGCTATGCAGAAGCGGTTTCACCGTCTCAGCCGGAATGTGTCTGGGGCGATTGCGTCGCTTAAAAACTCGCTCAGTCTCGATAACCCCCGGGATAACCAGAGCGTCGGTGGAGCTCCGTCGCCTAAGGCCGAAGctggtggtggcggcggcggGAGGAAGCTAGTGTGGGCTACTGTAGTGAGGAACCTTGCTAAGATGTATCCTGGCAGTCAGTTACCGGAGAAGCTCGTATCAAATCTCAAGAAGCATTATGATTCCTTGCCCTTCAG TTACAGTCAGGCTGATTTCGATATGAAAGAAGTATTCTTACACGTTAAGTTGATAGAGCAAGCTTCCGGAGATGACAATCCTGTGTTTATGATTCAAGAAGTGTCTGCTGAGGAGCCTCGGGGTTCAGTTCTCAGACTCACGTTCGCCTGCAACTCTTCTCTTTCATGGTCTACTATGTCAGCCGCTCTTGATGGTGCTTCCATTTGTTGCAAGAAGATACAATTCTTTGAGAAGAAAGGGTTGACTCTCggtgttgttcttcttctggaTCAATCAGGGCAAGATAATTTGTTTAAAACCCGGGTTGAAAACGCCCTCAAGGTTGCAACCAGGAAGCCAAAACCGACTTCGGTTAAGCTTCCTTTTGGGCTTTGTGGCTGTCAAGAACAGAACGGCGGTGTAGGGGAAGTTGGGGGTGTTGAAGAAGAGTCCATTCAGCATAGTAACAGGCTAGGGGTAGAAAACTTGAATAGTATGATCCAGCTTCACACTCCACTTCCTAGTTCTTCATTTGCAGTATCAGTAGATGAATGGCAGACCATCCAATCAGGTGGCAATGAGATTGGAAAGTGGCTATTGAATTCTGATAGTTTTGAGTTCGGTGATCAGGTTGGACCAAATTCTATCAAAGGAATTTTCCGCGGAAAAAGAGTGGGAATTGAGAAACTAAAAGGTTGTGATAAGGGGAATTCATATGAGTTCGAGCTCCGGAAAGATTTCTTGGAGCTGATGGCTTGTGGACACAACAGCATTCTGCAATTTTATGGCGTCTGCATCGATGAGAACCATGGATTATGCATTGTGACAAAACTTATGGAAGGTGGGTCACTCCATGAACTGATGTTGAAGAATAAGAAGCTTCAAACCAAGCAGATATTGCGAATTGCTATAGACATAGCCGAAGGGCTGAAGTTCGTGAATGATCATGGTGTTGCTTATCGGGACCTTAACACGCAAAGAATACTACTAGATAAACATGGCAACGCCTGTTTGGGAGATATTGGAATAGTCACTGCTTGTAAGAGTTTTGGTGAGGCTGTGGAGTACGAGACTGATGGCTATCGATGGCTTGCACCTGAG ATCATAGCTGGTGACCCGGAAAATACGACAGAGACTTGGATGAGCAATGCATATAGTTTTGGAATGGTACTGTGGGAGATGGTGACGGGAGAGGCGGCTTATGCAAATTGCTCGCCTGTGCAGGCGGCAGTTGGGATTGCGGCCTGTGGCCTAAGACCGGATATCCCAAAGGAATGCCCTCAAGCCTTAAAAACTCTGATGATAAATTGCTGGAACAACTCCCCCTCAAAACGCCCAAACTTCTCTCATATCCATAACACGTTGCTCCGCGCCATTTCACGCTAA
- the LOC104728974 gene encoding uncharacterized protein At4g04775-like, translating to MSSSSAPSGVSNKVNVTGRGIPRKCRCGRFSVMRISNTMKNPGRLFRCCPNGSDENPNHLFKWTNISKVEEMKEVESVVDKIEREVGSLAKGLYEVEAIKEIAETCEKDIVELKGVVSSCEKEIQELRSFKNMIVCGGLVVAFVYYVIFV from the exons ATGTCTTCATCATCAGCTCCTTCAG GAGTGAGCAACAAAGTCAATGTGACTGGAAGGGGAATCCCACGAAAATGTAGATGTGGTCGATTCTCTGTAATGAGAATTTCAAACACAATGAAAAATCCTGGAAGACTCTTTCGTTGTTGTCCTAATGGATCCGACGAG AATCCAAATCATTTGTTTAAGTGGACCAACATAAGCAAGGTTGAGGAGATGAAAGAGGTTGAAAGTGTAGTTGACAAGATAGAAAGAGAAGTGGGAAGCTTAGCAAAGGGATTATATGAGGTAGAAGCTATCAAAGAAATCGCAGAAACATGTGAAAAAGATATTGTAGAGCTCAAAGGTGTGGTTAGTTCCTGTGAGAAAGAGATTCAAGAGCTAAGAAGCTTCAAAAACATGATTGTTTGTGGTGGTTTAGTTGTGGCTTTTGTTTACTATGTAATATTTGTGTAA